GCCAAGAAAGAGTACCTCTCGGCAAAGTTAGTTGTTTTTCTTCCTTGTTATACATGCGTGTGTGTGCAGTTtcaccatgtgtgtgtgtgttcttgagagaaaccatagaagagaagaagagaggaaccCAAATAGAGTTGTGGGAGGCAGCTCGAGGTAGAAGAAAAGCAGCGCTGCCAGAGGCGGCGCCAACACTTGAAAAATTTGAGGATTGCCCAATAGTATCTAATGATTGGCACCCTCAGGCTTTCTAGTTGCAGAAGAGTATCTATTTAGTTGGCACCCTCTGCAATTCTAGTTGGACAACATTATCCAAGTAGTTGACATCCTCAGCCTCTCTAATTGCACAAAAATATCTCATTAGTTGACATCATCAGCATTTCTAGTCGCACAAGAATATCTCATTAGTTATCATCACAAGTATTTCTAGTTGCAGAACAAACAGGATATCAAGTTACCATCCTCAACTTTTTAATCTAGTTTTCCAGAGAACAAATATTTGTATGTAATGATAACTAATCACCTCTACCTTTTTTTTGCAAACCCCAAGATATTGTTCAAGGAAATGAGAGTAATGAAGCAAATAATGTTGAACGACGGTCACAAGCTGGCTACCTGATGGAGACTGCCTGGTACGCCTCTCTCCTCCCTCTTCTTTACCACTTCCGTTCTTGCGTTCATTGCTTTGCCATTATAGCTCTGTTTTGGATCCAGGCTAGGACCCTTTCTTTCGTTGAAAAGAAGGAGCCCTGTGGAGAAGGAAGTGTGGGCGAGGGGTGCATGGAGGCTTCGGGAGTTAGTGGGCTATCATGTGATACCGATTGGCCTTTGTTTTCTGATTCTTCATGGATTTTAGGGGTCGGAACAAAGTTTCCTTTATGGAAACAGTGGGGACAAAAAGTTACCTTTTCCGGCCGCTCGCGAGCGCTACCAGGCCAACGGCCGCTAGCCAGACGCATCCTTAAAAGTATTCTCAGCACCCTTCCGAGGAAGTAAGACAGGAATAACTGTATTTTTACTTGTGATCTCATCATCCACATCCATATTTATCAGTTCGAAAAAACAATAAAAATCAAATGCTCGTACAATCTATCACGGCCGGCACATTTAGATCCAGAAagacaaagaaaaaaaaatagaggaCGGCATGTGAATGTATGTGGCGTTTCCAGGATAAGCTGGCACAGAGGACGCCACCAATCAGGATATACCACACATTAGAGAATCGCATGTAGCGTCCGAGACTAATTACCACGAGGAACAAAAATCATCCTCAGGAATTGGTAATGAATGCGCACCAAAAAATGTTGTTTTGGGAGGGAAGATATAATGAAGCATTTCCTCAGTTCAGGTCTCCAAATTGATTCCGCACCACACCACAAAATAGCACATCAGAAGAACGGAAGTATTTAAATTGATCATCATCGGACAGTTTTCAACGTCAGAAAACATGAGATAAACAACAAAATCAATTGTTTCAGGGCGGGAACAAGAACAAAAATATTTAGTTCGATCATCTTCAGACGGTTTTCAACATCATATACAGTCATCAGGAGCCCAAAACAAGGACAAAATAACAAAAAATAAACACAAACGAACAATATCAGGTATATCGTTGCTTCCCTCTAGGTGATAATATCTCATCAACACATGAATCAGATCACTTTATTTTACCAGCACAGGTGATCACAAGGATGCATGAACAACAATCTGCAATCCACAAACAGACTAGGAAAGAAAAATTGAACTGCGGTATCCTCAGCTCTTCCATACTCAAGATTTCCAGTAGTTAAGTAGAATGGAGATTGATTGTTGAACGGTAAGAAGCAAATGCACCTCCATCAAGCAAAAGAATAGTCAATCAAGAGTGAAGAAAGAGGATCAAGGAATAACAGAAGGTCGAATCAGTAGACCTCAGGGATTATGCTTATGATTTTCATCAAGGAAGAAAAGTCAGGTCTCAAAGATGTGGCATCACTGGACTCGGGAACTTAACTGAATAAAAAAGGGCCAACTAAAAGTCATAAACATATAATGATAAGCAGGAGCAATTTTGGAGAATGTTATTCGCTGCCCCTCACAATTAAAAGTAGGGGAAGCGACTCATCCCCATAAAGTCTGCCCCTGGAAAAAATCAAGCCCCACAGATACATAAAACAAAAGGATCAACTAATAAAGGGGGTCTTCAACATAATTTGTCCTCAGAATTGCAGAATGACAGCATGGACGCATAGCAACCAATCAGTCCCGAAAGATGGTATGATTTAACAGGTTTTTCATCACCGGAACCATAAACAAGGTCTATATAAGTCAAACCTAAATTATTTTAGGGTTGGAAGTCAGAATTGCATATTTGACAACATGGCAAACAAGAGCGCACCAATCAGACTCAACATCGTGACAATAATAATAATGACGGAAATGTTGTATTCATAAACAAAAATGCAAAAATCTAAGCCTTTCATTAGTTAAGCAGATAAGCAACGACACCTAATTAGGCCAACCTATGTTAACAGTTCAGTGAACGAATTACACCAACAAACCTGGCAATAGACCGGGCACACCCAAAAAAAAAACAGGATTCAATTAGCCAACAAACCTgtaatgcacataaatgcataagAATAGACGAGCTCTTGCCAACCATTGAAATGACTAAAGCCCATGGCAAAACAAACTCTCAAAGAGTTCAAGAAGGAATTCAAGATACAATATATTAAAGGTTCCAGAACAAAGACATTATCTAGGGCAAAACATCATCCAAGGTAATCGTCTAAACAAGAACACTCCTTAAGATTCTGGAAATGGACCAACACAGTAGTAGAAAAGCTATGGGGGATCGTTGTGAAGCAGCTTATCGCTTCTTGGAGACACCAACAGTCTTTCCTCTCCTGCCGGTAGTCTTGGTGTGCTGACCACGGACACGCACGCCCCAGTAGTGACGCAGACCACGATGGTTCCTGGAAAAGAGGAGGGTTTCAAGCATAAGTGATTACTCACGCATCTATGCACTAGGACAAGGCTACTGCAACAGTTTAGTCTAAAGGAATCAGGCATCACCATACATCTCTTGGAAACAAAGCATTGCTATACAGAACTACTGGGTCACATACAAGGTACACCAGAAGGATACAGATGAATATGTACAAGTAATAGACAGGCTAGTCCTAACAGATTGACCAAACTGAACTTTTGTAACCAAAACTGCTACTTGCCTTTATAACTTGAGAGCAGGGCTTCTCGTTAATAAGAGTAAATACAGACATATGACATTGTATTTTTGCAGAAAAGAAACATTAATTCCGATCTACACAAGCTAACGCTGGACTAGGTTAGGCCTATTTCACAGGATAAACCACTACAGAATGAAGCAGATGAAGTCAGCACATGCTACCAGAAAAACACTATGCACATCAAGAACAACAGAATAAACGCGTTTCAGGCATTCTAATGTCCGAAGATCTGCTTAGAGAAACCCACTATGCCAATCCCAAGACTAGACTGTAAAGTACTGGATGAGATATCAACTACTGCAGCTACTAAAGCATGTGCAAGATGTTAGTTAACAGCATCATAACCAGTTGAACCTAGCGCATAATCATCGATCAACCAGTAAACAGTATGAAGCCAAAACAAACAAGAGGGGGAGGAGTTTATACCTGATCTTCTTGAGCCTCTCAAGGTCATCCCTGAGCTTCATGTCCACGGCGTTGGACACGACCTGGGAGAACCTGCCGTCCTTGTAGTCCTTCTTCCTGTTGAGGAACCAGTCCGGCACCTTGAACTGGCGCGGGTTGTGCACCACCGCCATCAGGCGGTCCATCTCCTCCGAGGAAAGCTCTCCGGCCCTGCACGCCCACCACAGAGCACAGCGCACGGCTCAGCACCACACCGACCGCGACGAGATCTGGCGAGAAAGGGGGACGGACGGTGTTCCTCACCTCTTGTTCATGTCGATGTCGGCCTTCTTGCAGACGATGTTGGAGAAGCGGCGGCCCACACCCTTGATGGAGGTCAGCGCGAACATGATCTTCTGCTTACCGTCGACGTTGGTGTTGAGCACACGCAGGATGTGCTGGAACTCCTCACCCGCGATCAGCGACTGCGGCCAGAGAAGGATCACGAACGTCAGCATACGAGGCGGGATCCgcgagaggagaaggaggagggcggagatGGGAGGGGGGAGACGCTTACCATGGCtgcagtcggcggcggcggcggcggcggcgctcgggggcaggaggggaggaggagggcgtTCGCGTCTAAGGTTTTGGAGGAGGGGTCGTGGGGATGAATTATATACCCGGGGTGAAACCCTAGTGCTTCATCGGACGGCTGTGATCTGCGCGGGCTCTGTAAGTGGGCGGCTTTGTTGGGCTCTTTTCTCAACGGGCCTTTATCTGGAGTTCCTTGGGCTTTGGTGGCCTCTTGCACCCGCCGCTGTAATCCTGGAGGTCCCAGTCACTCTGAACCTTCTggggagagcaactagttaacgagcgtttCTTCGGGAGTCTCGCAACGATCagtgccacttggcgcgctctcagccattcgtcacgtgtcgtgttctggacgctccctccggatttatttttttattttttgcacgcgttttcggctttttaaacggttttttcttcttttttttcgagGTTTTGGTTTTCcgccggtcttccttagctttttgacaaaaaaaaaattgtgcgaaaaaacgcgttttttttctttcgcgaaaagtcacggtttttctcccgcgagaggcacggttgtgctttagcgagagtcatggccgtgccttttttttcgcgagagtcacggttttactttcgcaagaggcacggttgtgctttcgcgagagtcacggccgtgcctctcgaaaagggaaaaacaaaacgcgttttctgttttttttctttcgcgagagtcacggttttgcttccgcgagaggcacggttgtgctttcacgagagtcacggaaaaaaatacgcgttttctgttttctttctttcgCAAGAGTCGTGGTTTTGCtttcgccagaggcacggttgtgctttcgcgagagtcacaggcgtgcctctttcggaaaggaaaaaaaaaacgcgttttctgttttttttccttccacgagagtcacggttttgcttccacgagaggtacGGTTGtaatttcgcgagaggcacgggcgtgcctctttcggaaagggaaaaaaccgtgctcccggtttggttttttcgtccgggtttttcgtgaaaaaaaagttcgtcaaaatctatcaacatgggatctagttttgaagatctcgacgcgaggaattcaatggtgaaaacggtttgagatttggacgcacggtttaagagataaaacgtgttgaataaacggatctacgaaaaagggaaaactcccaggttgcgacaagtggcgcgctgcatgtgcgcccacttgtcgtgacctgggaaggtggagtgttctttgcaacgagtacttctTAGTTAGTGATTTCGACCTTCTGACTGAACCCCTTGACACAGCTGCAGTGCGTCAGATTCTCAAAAAAAAGCTGCAGTGCGTCAGGGCATTGAGGTTGCAGCTGTCGTATGCCCCACAAAGCGCATAAAACCTCGCACTGGATCGGTGGCTGGGCCCAGACTAACATCCACTGCTGCGAGGAATCCATCCATGACAGATGCTTGATctggagtaaatagcataaaactactagtttacaggctatggttccaaaaaactaccactttttaatttttctcagaaagCTACCGAACGCGCGGtccgctgtttcaaaaaacccaaacctGCGGTGACTAGCGTTTTAACCGTTTTCCTGACGGACTGGGCCCATCTGTCAGCCCACGTGGCCACGGGCGCTCACGGCGCGGCCGTTAACGGCCGTTAGCCGACCCGGGTCCGGTCGGAACCAAAGTGGGCGGTCggccacacactctctcactccccctcctctcccccgcggTGACCTAggtgggcgatggcggcggcgcagccaaatgtcgtcggcggcgagctatTGAGGCAAGGCGGCACCGGCCAGGAGGGCGGTGGACACTCAGAGGTGGACAAATGGCTAGGCAGCTCGAGCTTCCCGGCGCAGCGGTCGCAGCAGC
This window of the Triticum aestivum cultivar Chinese Spring chromosome 5D, IWGSC CS RefSeq v2.1, whole genome shotgun sequence genome carries:
- the LOC123123169 gene encoding 40S ribosomal protein S18, with the translated sequence MSLIAGEEFQHILRVLNTNVDGKQKIMFALTSIKGVGRRFSNIVCKKADIDMNKRAGELSSEEMDRLMAVVHNPRQFKVPDWFLNRKKDYKDGRFSQVVSNAVDMKLRDDLERLKKIRNHRGLRHYWGVRVRGQHTKTTGRRGKTVGVSKKR